The proteins below come from a single Prolixibacter sp. NT017 genomic window:
- a CDS encoding NifB/NifX family molybdenum-iron cluster-binding protein: MKSNLRFALAVNNEHIFESQHFGDADIYLLYDYREGKINFHREILNPAKDLQHSADHGSPEKARLLTSLFRDEEVDVLVSKKFGGNLKRINQYFIPVIISLDSPEEVLEILQKHLHWLTEERRKHVGSFQLFQINQGILKSSVRQDKPVHRKMFFDESERN, encoded by the coding sequence ATGAAATCGAACTTGCGTTTTGCTTTAGCTGTGAATAACGAACATATTTTTGAATCGCAACATTTTGGCGATGCGGATATCTACCTTTTGTATGACTACCGTGAAGGCAAAATAAATTTCCACCGGGAAATATTGAATCCTGCCAAAGACTTGCAGCATAGTGCAGATCACGGTTCTCCGGAAAAAGCCCGGTTGTTGACAAGCTTATTCCGGGATGAAGAGGTTGATGTTCTTGTTTCCAAAAAGTTTGGTGGTAACCTGAAAAGGATCAATCAGTATTTTATCCCCGTCATTATTTCGCTCGATTCGCCTGAAGAAGTGTTGGAAATTCTGCAAAAACACCTTCACTGGTTGACGGAAGAACGTCGTAAACACGTTGGCTCTTTTCAGCTTTTTCAGATTAATCAGGGAATCCTGAAGTCTTCAGTACGGCAAGATAAGCCGGTGCATCGTAAAATGTTTTTTGATGAATCTGAAAGAAACTAA
- a CDS encoding CsgE family curli-type amyloid fiber assembly protein, producing the protein MKKELTKYFHLAAFFLLIVNFQAKSQTLLSGNLSAGITTPQVVDQDSTVDGASRSALYKVPDTYGADWKKHVDEILNKRPYPDTIYVDGVKVLLALKPIPSVPSKRLSATPDSVLNKLGNLTFRKKAFQKMMLEKLVSLINEQKQKESEEALSVEIDGLVVDETLSKVGRDFYESFYSKWVAPVDAKDYTLFIKESPPRMNRVMVSIYVNDDEVFSSYLSPREEIINAYADYAVGQVQSYLKQRENVSQTLEDPDMMGNGIY; encoded by the coding sequence ATGAAGAAAGAACTCACAAAATATTTTCATCTCGCAGCATTTTTCTTGCTGATAGTAAATTTTCAGGCCAAGTCTCAGACATTATTATCAGGTAATTTATCTGCAGGAATTACTACTCCTCAGGTTGTCGATCAAGATAGTACTGTTGATGGGGCTTCCCGTTCTGCACTATACAAAGTTCCGGATACTTATGGCGCTGATTGGAAAAAACATGTTGATGAAATTCTAAACAAAAGGCCTTATCCTGACACGATTTATGTTGATGGGGTAAAAGTGCTTCTTGCCTTAAAGCCTATTCCTTCAGTGCCGTCAAAGCGATTGTCAGCCACGCCTGATTCAGTCCTGAATAAATTAGGCAATTTGACATTTCGCAAGAAAGCTTTTCAAAAAATGATGCTTGAAAAACTGGTGTCTTTGATAAATGAGCAGAAGCAAAAAGAGAGTGAAGAAGCACTGAGTGTCGAAATTGATGGATTGGTTGTTGATGAGACGCTCTCGAAGGTAGGACGCGATTTCTATGAGTCTTTTTATTCCAAATGGGTGGCACCAGTAGATGCCAAAGATTATACTCTTTTTATCAAAGAAAGTCCACCCCGAATGAATCGGGTGATGGTGTCTATTTATGTGAATGACGATGAAGTGTTTTCTTCATATCTGTCGCCACGTGAGGAAATCATAAATGCCTATGCCGATTATGCAGTTGGACAAGTTCAAAGTTACCTTAAGCAGAGAGAAAATGTTTCGCAGACATTAGAAGATCCGGATATGATGGGGAACGGAATATATTGA
- a CDS encoding curli assembly protein CsgF, protein MKRIIFIWLCFMPFIVSAQDFVYTPVNPAFGGNTYNYSWLLNSADAQKKQATATSAASSQTTLDNFTNNLNNQILNQLASKILQEQFGSNFSLQNGQYTVGNYQINITQGAQGVDINILDTQSGGQSSITIPNQ, encoded by the coding sequence ATGAAGAGAATAATATTCATATGGCTCTGCTTCATGCCGTTCATAGTAAGTGCACAGGATTTTGTTTATACACCTGTTAATCCGGCATTCGGTGGCAACACATACAATTACAGCTGGTTATTAAATTCTGCTGACGCGCAGAAAAAACAGGCAACGGCCACTAGTGCTGCCAGTTCACAGACAACACTCGATAACTTCACCAACAATCTTAACAACCAAATATTAAACCAACTTGCGAGCAAGATTCTGCAGGAACAGTTTGGCAGTAATTTTAGTCTTCAAAATGGACAATATACTGTAGGTAACTATCAAATAAATATAACACAAGGGGCACAAGGAGTCGATATTAATATTTTGGATACTCAATCCGGGGGACAATCCAGTATTACAATTCCAAACCAATAA
- the rplI gene encoding 50S ribosomal protein L9, translated as MEIILLQDVPRLGSKDDIVNVKDGYARNFLIPQRHAVVATESAKKVLSENQRQRAHKEAKLKEEAQAVAAKLEGLKISIGAKTSTTGKIFGSVNNIQIAEALKENGFDIDRKQITIKQDAIKEVGKHVAKIKLHREVYFELEFEVVSE; from the coding sequence ATGGAAATCATTCTGCTTCAAGACGTACCCCGCCTGGGTAGCAAAGATGATATTGTGAATGTAAAGGACGGTTATGCACGTAACTTCCTCATTCCGCAAAGACACGCTGTTGTAGCCACCGAATCGGCAAAAAAAGTACTGAGTGAAAATCAACGTCAGCGCGCTCACAAAGAAGCGAAACTGAAAGAAGAAGCTCAGGCAGTTGCTGCCAAACTCGAAGGCTTGAAGATCAGCATTGGTGCCAAAACAAGTACCACCGGAAAAATCTTCGGTTCAGTTAACAATATTCAGATTGCTGAAGCTCTTAAAGAAAATGGCTTCGACATCGATCGCAAACAGATTACCATCAAACAAGACGCTATTAAAGAAGTCGGTAAGCATGTTGCGAAAATTAAACTGCACCGCGAAGTATACTTCGAACTCGAATTTGAAGTTGTTTCCGAGTAA
- a CDS encoding carboxypeptidase regulatory-like domain-containing protein, with translation MKRHSFVKFLLLILVSLGLWQCKEQPYDVVLYGSLEGTIISEYDNAPIRNVKITTSPTSETVYTDSVGHFSIEEVPSGDVTVTASKDGYTSTTEKLTVTEKETSTISMYLPKDAITNPADDAITLKNPSDGVVDQPVNLTFTWQFNDTTYKNSPIDVSLVTINAATLEEKTWVANTRDTSYTVNGLKYNTSYLWYLKVEAEGTYIGKTSNRRFQTQAVPKNLLVYAKVFNNNYEIFSYDSTTQINYQITDFPAKDWYPRKSPTEDKVAFVSNRSTENLIYTMTLDGRNLTQVSPKDKPVTGYNNNGTGFAWSPDGGYIIYPHNNQLIKVNKEGYDATVIATAPAGRNFWYCDWSRYGHKIVVQTVGDNIYDSEIYVMDDDGSNMHLLVGNEPGRTDSPTFSFDGQTVYFTHSTKDFADGTQIDAHLYQINIDGTGEQEIDLGLSAGECVFNPRILAAGVGLTYSVGIGTIGPRNIYTAYLQTNTDGSISGATEQIIQGDMPDW, from the coding sequence ATGAAAAGACACTCTTTTGTTAAATTCCTTCTATTAATACTAGTTTCGCTTGGTTTATGGCAATGTAAAGAACAGCCATATGATGTCGTTCTTTATGGTTCGCTGGAAGGAACCATTATTAGCGAATATGATAATGCACCTATTAGAAATGTCAAGATAACGACTTCTCCAACCTCAGAAACTGTTTATACTGACTCTGTAGGGCATTTTTCCATCGAGGAAGTTCCGTCTGGAGATGTAACAGTAACTGCTTCGAAGGATGGATATACAAGTACCACCGAAAAGCTAACTGTAACGGAAAAGGAGACAAGCACTATTAGTATGTATCTGCCCAAAGATGCTATCACTAATCCAGCTGATGATGCCATTACATTAAAAAATCCGTCAGATGGTGTTGTAGATCAACCGGTAAATTTGACGTTCACCTGGCAATTTAATGATACAACCTATAAAAACTCGCCTATTGATGTTAGTTTAGTAACAATCAATGCTGCAACGCTGGAAGAGAAAACATGGGTAGCCAATACCAGAGATACTTCGTATACAGTAAATGGACTGAAATACAACACATCATACTTGTGGTATCTAAAAGTTGAAGCAGAAGGTACTTATATTGGGAAAACAAGCAACCGGAGATTTCAAACTCAGGCTGTACCTAAGAACCTTCTGGTCTATGCGAAAGTTTTCAATAATAATTATGAGATATTCTCGTACGATAGTACCACACAGATCAACTATCAAATAACAGATTTCCCTGCAAAGGATTGGTATCCCAGAAAGTCTCCGACAGAGGACAAAGTGGCCTTTGTTTCGAACCGGAGTACGGAGAATCTGATATATACGATGACACTTGATGGCAGAAATCTAACACAGGTATCGCCAAAAGACAAGCCTGTAACAGGCTACAACAACAACGGTACTGGTTTTGCCTGGTCACCAGATGGTGGTTACATTATTTATCCTCACAATAACCAGTTAATTAAGGTTAACAAGGAAGGTTATGATGCCACAGTGATTGCTACAGCTCCTGCCGGGCGCAATTTTTGGTATTGCGATTGGTCTCGTTATGGACATAAAATTGTCGTTCAGACCGTTGGCGACAACATTTATGATTCGGAGATATATGTCATGGATGATGACGGCAGCAATATGCATTTGTTGGTCGGAAACGAGCCAGGAAGAACAGACTCTCCCACTTTCTCCTTTGATGGCCAAACGGTTTACTTTACCCACTCCACTAAAGATTTCGCAGATGGAACCCAGATTGATGCTCATCTATATCAAATCAACATTGATGGTACAGGAGAACAGGAAATTGACCTTGGGCTTAGTGCAGGAGAATGTGTATTCAACCCCAGAATTTTAGCGGCAGGGGTCGGTCTTACGTATTCAGTAGGTATAGGAACGATTGGCCCTCGGAACATCTATACAGCCTACTTGCAAACAAATACAGATGGCTCCATTTCCGGTGCCACTGAACAAATTATTCAGGGAGACATGCCTGATTGGTAA
- a CDS encoding CsgG/HfaB family protein, giving the protein MKKVQLVIVLTASFVLSSCNAYFNQPMAPTPARIGQDTRISSKFAELPAPEEPIVAAVYKFRDQTGQYKATDYGSSWSTAITQGATSILLKALEDSKWFVPIEREGLANLLNERKIINSSRMNYSQQTGSNEPSLPPLLFAGVILEGGIISYDYNILTGGAGARYLGIGANTQYREDRVSIYLRAISTNSGRILKSVNVSKRILSQEISAGVFKYVATNKLLEAESGFTYNEPTDIAVQEAIEKAVLDLIMEGVFDGLWKLKNPEDVEAPIFTEYLKEKDQRDDENFWGNKLQQRRNKLALNFSANAYSFQSDWGKTGLNGGGSFGLYYLPKKHASFLSLTAGIGKLKSGPYFETTMVNTELNYGINIFPQRSFSPYFTVGTGVAYTDKFYPYVKGGLGMEYLLRNDIGLFMEVNSNYLLNDNLDGINHGYYNDYFIGGKLGLNLYLDFNKKRK; this is encoded by the coding sequence ATGAAAAAAGTACAACTAGTCATAGTACTCACTGCCAGCTTTGTTCTCAGCTCGTGTAACGCTTATTTTAATCAACCCATGGCTCCTACTCCTGCCCGGATAGGTCAGGATACGAGGATCTCATCAAAATTTGCCGAACTGCCAGCACCTGAAGAACCAATTGTAGCGGCTGTATATAAATTCAGAGATCAGACAGGACAATATAAGGCTACGGATTATGGTTCTTCCTGGTCTACTGCAATCACGCAAGGTGCCACATCCATTTTATTGAAAGCGTTAGAAGATTCGAAGTGGTTTGTCCCTATCGAACGAGAAGGTTTAGCAAACTTGTTAAACGAACGTAAAATTATTAACTCGAGTCGAATGAACTACTCACAGCAGACCGGGAGTAATGAGCCTTCTCTTCCCCCTCTTTTGTTTGCAGGTGTCATTTTGGAGGGTGGCATTATTTCTTACGACTACAATATTCTTACAGGCGGAGCTGGAGCCAGATACCTGGGTATTGGAGCGAATACACAATATCGAGAAGACAGAGTATCCATATATCTCCGGGCTATTTCGACCAATAGTGGTCGGATATTGAAGTCTGTTAATGTTTCCAAAAGGATCTTATCGCAAGAAATAAGTGCCGGTGTTTTTAAATATGTTGCAACGAATAAGCTACTGGAAGCAGAGTCTGGTTTTACCTACAATGAACCAACGGATATCGCTGTACAGGAAGCTATTGAGAAAGCTGTATTGGATTTGATCATGGAGGGAGTATTTGATGGCCTTTGGAAATTAAAGAATCCGGAAGATGTAGAGGCTCCGATTTTTACTGAATATTTAAAAGAAAAAGATCAACGTGACGATGAAAACTTTTGGGGAAATAAATTGCAGCAAAGACGCAATAAACTTGCCTTAAACTTTTCGGCCAATGCTTACAGCTTCCAAAGTGATTGGGGGAAAACGGGGCTGAATGGTGGTGGTAGCTTCGGACTATACTATTTGCCCAAAAAACACGCTTCTTTTCTGTCGCTTACAGCAGGAATTGGAAAACTTAAAAGCGGACCATATTTTGAAACAACGATGGTCAATACCGAACTGAATTATGGTATCAATATTTTTCCACAGCGCTCTTTTTCTCCATATTTTACTGTTGGAACGGGTGTTGCTTATACCGATAAGTTTTACCCTTATGTGAAAGGCGGACTAGGAATGGAGTATTTATTGAGGAATGATATTGGACTTTTTATGGAAGTTAACAGTAACTACTTACTGAATGACAACCTGGACGGAATCAATCACGGTTACTACAATGACTACTTTATTGGAGGCAAACTAGGACTTAACTTGTACCTTGATTTCAATAAGAAAAGAAAATAA
- the rpsF gene encoding 30S ribosomal protein S6 produces MLNQYETVFIATPVLSEAQIKEAVEKFRELITGNNGELLHEEHWGLKKLAYPIQKKSTGFYHLFEFKADPAFINKLETEFRRDERVIRFQTVKLEKYAAEYSEKRRNKVNAKKEKEN; encoded by the coding sequence ATGTTGAATCAGTATGAAACCGTTTTCATTGCAACTCCCGTTTTATCTGAAGCCCAGATAAAGGAAGCGGTTGAAAAGTTCAGAGAGCTGATTACCGGTAACAACGGTGAACTGCTCCACGAAGAACACTGGGGATTAAAAAAACTGGCTTACCCCATTCAGAAAAAATCGACTGGGTTCTATCACCTTTTCGAATTTAAGGCCGACCCGGCTTTTATCAACAAGCTCGAAACTGAGTTTCGTCGCGACGAGCGTGTCATTCGTTTCCAGACAGTAAAATTGGAAAAATATGCCGCAGAGTACAGCGAAAAGAGAAGAAACAAAGTAAACGCGAAAAAAGAAAAGGAGAACTAA
- the rpsR gene encoding 30S ribosomal protein S18 — MAGNTSEIRYLTPPSVEIKKKKYCRFKKNGIKYVDYKDPEFLKKFLNEQGKILPRRITGTSLKYQRKVAQAVKRARQIALLPYVTDLLK; from the coding sequence ATGGCAGGTAATACAAGCGAAATCAGGTATCTGACCCCGCCGTCAGTCGAAATCAAAAAGAAAAAATACTGCCGTTTCAAAAAGAACGGAATCAAGTATGTAGATTACAAGGATCCGGAATTCCTGAAGAAATTCCTGAACGAGCAGGGTAAAATTCTTCCCCGTCGTATCACCGGAACTTCTCTGAAATACCAGCGTAAAGTAGCGCAGGCCGTAAAAAGAGCCCGTCAGATTGCTTTGCTGCCTTATGTAACCGATTTGTTGAAATAA
- a CDS encoding MATE family efflux transporter, which translates to MFRNYRSYYKNILHLAFPLMLSQAGQVVVQLADSVMVGHVGTPDLAAASFASNLFYLVMMLGMGITFGLTPLVGQSFGRNHFREVAIYFKNSLWLNFAFTVVLTSASWGVSYLMQYMGQPANVVALAIPYFRVLTISMLPFLLFFTFKQFAEGLGNTHIAMVVTLTANALNIFLNYILIYGKVGFPALGLLGAGYATLIARMAMPVMMALLLYFKGNFRKYLLFFPSVQTSTQKMLELLKIGLPIGIQLVLEIVAFNFGGIMMGWLGAVPLAAHQVALGLATMTFMISNGIAMATTVRVSNWMGAYRLKEMRMAIEASRHLVLLFMGFSAVVFIVFRNFLPILFTPDKAVIHQATILLIVAAFFQIFDGLQVVSLGCLRGMADVKYPMYMAGISYLVIGIPVSYLFAFVLNVGAAGIWIGFLAGLASAGILFYIRIRYNIRHIAK; encoded by the coding sequence ATGTTCCGGAATTACCGCTCATACTATAAGAATATATTGCACCTTGCATTTCCTCTGATGCTTTCGCAGGCAGGACAGGTGGTGGTACAGCTGGCCGATTCGGTGATGGTCGGTCATGTCGGCACTCCGGACCTGGCCGCTGCGTCGTTCGCCAGCAACCTTTTTTACCTGGTGATGATGTTGGGGATGGGAATAACATTTGGTCTTACGCCATTGGTGGGGCAATCGTTTGGTCGTAACCATTTCCGCGAAGTGGCGATATATTTTAAAAACAGTCTGTGGTTGAATTTTGCTTTCACGGTAGTGTTGACTTCTGCTTCGTGGGGAGTTTCTTATTTGATGCAATACATGGGACAGCCCGCCAACGTGGTTGCCCTGGCGATTCCGTATTTTAGGGTGCTGACTATCTCCATGTTGCCGTTTTTGTTGTTCTTCACGTTTAAGCAATTCGCCGAAGGGCTCGGAAATACCCACATTGCGATGGTGGTAACGCTTACTGCCAATGCTTTAAACATTTTTCTGAACTATATCTTGATTTATGGTAAGGTAGGATTCCCGGCATTGGGCTTGCTGGGAGCCGGTTACGCTACGTTAATCGCCCGAATGGCTATGCCGGTCATGATGGCTTTGTTACTGTATTTTAAGGGGAATTTCAGAAAGTACTTGTTGTTTTTTCCTTCGGTTCAAACGAGTACACAGAAGATGCTCGAGTTGCTTAAAATCGGTTTGCCAATTGGCATACAACTGGTACTCGAAATCGTTGCATTCAATTTTGGCGGAATCATGATGGGATGGTTGGGAGCCGTTCCGCTGGCAGCGCACCAGGTTGCATTGGGACTGGCGACTATGACTTTTATGATTTCCAATGGAATTGCCATGGCAACTACGGTTAGAGTGAGCAACTGGATGGGAGCATATCGCCTCAAGGAAATGCGGATGGCTATTGAAGCTTCGCGCCACCTGGTTTTACTTTTCATGGGATTCTCGGCAGTTGTATTTATTGTCTTTCGGAATTTTCTTCCGATTCTGTTTACGCCCGACAAGGCAGTTATCCATCAGGCGACGATTCTGCTGATTGTTGCTGCTTTCTTTCAGATTTTTGATGGGTTGCAGGTTGTTTCGCTGGGATGCTTGCGAGGAATGGCCGATGTAAAGTATCCGATGTACATGGCTGGTATTTCATACCTGGTAATTGGCATACCAGTCAGTTACTTGTTTGCATTCGTTCTGAACGTTGGGGCGGCAGGGATCTGGATTGGTTTTCTGGCTGGTTTGGCTTCCGCCGGAATATTGTTTTACATCCGCATTCGGTACAACATCCGGCACATTGCAAAATAA
- a CDS encoding DUF3820 family protein yields the protein MKAMEINSEQQRRELLELARTRMPFGKYKERLLVDLPEPYLVWFKQKGFPKGKLGKMLELMLEIKFNGLENIIREINKNFNY from the coding sequence ATGAAAGCCATGGAAATTAACTCTGAACAGCAGCGCCGGGAACTGCTTGAGCTGGCCCGTACCCGCATGCCTTTTGGAAAATATAAAGAACGTTTGCTGGTTGATTTACCCGAGCCTTATTTGGTTTGGTTTAAGCAAAAAGGTTTCCCGAAAGGAAAATTGGGTAAAATGCTTGAGTTGATGCTTGAAATCAAATTCAACGGATTAGAAAACATAATTCGAGAAATAAATAAAAATTTTAATTACTGA
- the tdh gene encoding L-threonine 3-dehydrogenase codes for MKAIRKSKPEKGLWLEDVAIPEVGVNEVLVKIKKSAVCGTDLHIYKWDAWAQKTIKTPMTIGHEYVGVIADKGNEVTHFEIGERVTVEGHIACGYCRNCRRGRKHICDHTVGIGVNRDGGFAEYVVVPSENVLKIDARIPDEIVSIMDPLGNATHTALSFPLIGEDVLVTGAGGPIGCMAIAVSKFVGARNVIGTELSPYRRELAMKMGATEIIDPRTESLEKAMHDNGMVSGFDIGLEVSGSPVAFDTMIKHMYNGSKISLLGILPDTTQIEWDKVIFKGITLKGIYGREMYETWYKMEKMLLSGLDISPVITHRFHYTEFQKAFEIMEEGNCGKIILDWED; via the coding sequence ATGAAAGCGATAAGAAAAAGCAAACCGGAAAAGGGCCTTTGGCTCGAAGATGTTGCCATCCCGGAAGTGGGGGTTAACGAAGTATTGGTCAAAATAAAAAAGTCGGCCGTCTGCGGAACCGACTTACATATATATAAGTGGGATGCGTGGGCGCAGAAGACCATTAAAACTCCCATGACCATCGGGCATGAGTATGTTGGAGTGATTGCAGATAAAGGCAATGAAGTAACTCATTTTGAAATTGGAGAGCGGGTAACGGTAGAAGGTCACATCGCTTGCGGATATTGTCGGAACTGCCGTCGCGGACGGAAACACATTTGCGACCATACAGTGGGAATTGGTGTGAATCGTGATGGTGGATTTGCTGAATACGTTGTTGTTCCTTCGGAAAACGTGCTGAAAATTGATGCCCGGATTCCTGATGAGATTGTCTCCATTATGGATCCACTGGGAAATGCAACGCATACGGCACTGTCATTTCCCCTGATTGGTGAAGATGTTTTGGTTACAGGTGCTGGCGGTCCCATCGGATGTATGGCGATTGCCGTGAGTAAATTTGTTGGCGCCCGAAACGTGATTGGTACCGAATTAAGCCCTTACCGGCGCGAGCTGGCAATGAAAATGGGTGCAACCGAGATTATTGATCCGCGCACGGAAAGCCTGGAAAAAGCGATGCACGACAATGGCATGGTATCCGGTTTTGATATTGGTCTGGAAGTTTCCGGTTCGCCCGTTGCGTTCGATACCATGATTAAGCACATGTACAATGGCAGTAAAATCTCGTTGTTGGGAATCTTGCCTGATACTACGCAAATTGAATGGGATAAAGTCATCTTTAAGGGAATAACCCTGAAGGGAATTTATGGCCGGGAAATGTATGAAACCTGGTACAAAATGGAAAAAATGTTGCTCTCGGGCCTCGATATTTCCCCGGTTATTACGCACCGTTTCCATTACACCGAATTCCAGAAAGCGTTCGAAATCATGGAAGAAGGAAACTGCGGAAAAATTATTCTCGACTGGGAAGACTAA
- a CDS encoding trimeric intracellular cation channel family protein: MINFLDLAGTFVFAVSGTHTAMQKRFDLFGALFIGFVTAVGGGTLRDILIGITPVSWMKDINYFYIIVAAVIFTILFRNFVQKLRKTLFLFDTIGIGVFTVIGLEKALMIGIPIPMAIMMGVASAVAGGILRDVFSNEIPLIFHKEIYATACFAGGVLFIILYKFTSLSESFTVLSTILVIIAIRILSVRFNWSLPRLPKHHESHGN, encoded by the coding sequence ATGATTAATTTTCTCGATTTAGCCGGTACATTCGTATTTGCTGTGAGCGGAACCCATACTGCTATGCAGAAACGATTTGATCTCTTTGGGGCCCTTTTTATTGGCTTTGTTACAGCAGTTGGTGGCGGAACGCTTCGGGATATTTTGATTGGAATTACTCCCGTATCATGGATGAAGGACATCAACTACTTCTATATCATTGTAGCAGCAGTTATTTTCACCATCCTTTTCAGGAACTTTGTCCAAAAGCTCAGAAAAACGTTATTTCTTTTCGATACCATCGGAATTGGTGTATTTACGGTCATCGGACTTGAAAAGGCGCTTATGATTGGAATTCCAATCCCTATGGCTATTATGATGGGCGTGGCTTCAGCTGTAGCCGGTGGCATACTCCGCGATGTTTTCAGTAACGAGATTCCCCTCATTTTTCATAAAGAGATATATGCTACCGCTTGTTTTGCTGGTGGAGTTCTCTTCATTATTCTGTACAAATTCACTTCACTTTCCGAATCATTTACCGTGCTATCGACGATACTGGTGATCATTGCCATCCGCATTTTAAGTGTGCGCTTTAACTGGTCCCTGCCCCGATTGCCCAAACATCATGAAAGCCATGGAAATTAA
- a CDS encoding RidA family protein, giving the protein MKRIIATSDAPEAIGPYSQAIEVNGTLYISGQIPLNPLTKEIPEGITAQTEQVMENIEAVLKAAGYGFDNVVKSTCFLSDMANFKAMNEVYGKYYETNPPARAAFAVKELPLGVLVEIETIAVKS; this is encoded by the coding sequence ATGAAGAGAATTATTGCTACTTCGGATGCCCCCGAAGCAATTGGCCCGTATAGTCAGGCTATTGAAGTAAACGGGACGCTATATATTTCCGGGCAGATACCGCTTAATCCTTTAACGAAGGAAATACCTGAAGGCATTACCGCGCAAACCGAACAGGTAATGGAGAACATTGAAGCCGTTTTAAAAGCCGCTGGTTATGGCTTTGATAATGTAGTGAAGTCGACTTGTTTTTTATCGGACATGGCCAATTTTAAAGCCATGAATGAGGTGTATGGAAAGTACTATGAAACAAATCCGCCGGCAAGAGCAGCTTTTGCCGTAAAAGAATTGCCGCTTGGTGTGCTGGTCGAGATTGAGACCATTGCCGTAAAATCGTAA